From a single Deinococcus humi genomic region:
- a CDS encoding alpha/beta fold hydrolase, translating to MSQGQALYLKVNGLTTHAWVRGSGPPLVIVPGLGCASWMYVRVSRELASRRTVYVYDPPGHGHSQGLPHLPDCIEQLTDHLAAWLEVAGLKGAPIFGHSLGAEVAFDLAARYPQHVGALIACAPTGIPENPSVLAQFVRLLLDLPRERLGLMIPGVRAYVRCGARRMLKLADDQRHHSTGPLLLQIKAPTLLVDGTSDPVIRTWTLKAIRDAIPTAYVCEIEGGTHALTDLFPRTMARYTIDFLNAVGQ from the coding sequence GTGAGCCAGGGGCAGGCGCTGTATCTGAAAGTCAATGGTTTGACCACACACGCCTGGGTCCGGGGCAGTGGCCCACCGTTAGTCATTGTGCCGGGGTTGGGCTGTGCCTCCTGGATGTACGTGCGTGTGTCCCGTGAACTGGCCAGCCGCCGCACGGTGTACGTCTATGATCCGCCTGGTCACGGTCACAGCCAGGGCCTCCCGCACCTTCCGGATTGTATCGAGCAACTCACCGATCATCTGGCTGCGTGGTTGGAAGTGGCTGGTCTGAAGGGAGCACCTATTTTCGGGCACTCGCTGGGTGCTGAGGTGGCCTTTGACCTGGCGGCCCGCTACCCCCAGCATGTGGGCGCCTTGATTGCCTGCGCGCCCACTGGGATTCCGGAGAACCCCAGCGTCCTGGCCCAGTTTGTCCGTTTGCTGCTTGACCTGCCACGCGAACGCCTGGGATTGATGATTCCGGGTGTACGGGCCTACGTCCGGTGTGGTGCGCGGCGGATGCTCAAGCTGGCTGACGATCAGCGCCACCACAGTACTGGCCCACTGTTGTTGCAGATCAAGGCTCCGACACTTCTGGTGGACGGAACGTCCGATCCAGTGATTCGAACGTGGACCCTCAAGGCCATCCGGGACGCCATTCCCACCGCGTACGTCTGTGAAATTGAAGGCGGAACGCACGCGCTGACCGACCTCTTTCCACGAACAATGGCTCGATATACCATCGACTTTTTGAATGCAGTTGGCCAATAG
- the sucD gene encoding succinate--CoA ligase subunit alpha, with product MGILVNKDSKVIVQGMTGREGASHSRAMKEFGTQVVAGVTPGKGGTDFEGWPIYNSVAEAKEATGANVSIIFVPPAGAADAVLEAAHAGIPLVILITEGVPTVDMMKAVQEVRMLDARSREHGGEGVRLIGGNCPGLVTNGEAKVGIMPNKIYTNPGRIGLISRSGTLTYEAAKLLNDAGMGTSTTVGIGGDPVIGTTFADVLPMFEADEDTDAVVVIGEIGGADEEAAAEYIKNNMKKPVVAFISGRSAPAGKRMGHAGAIIMGNVGTPESKLAAFKDAGVPVADTMPEIIDLVKAALNK from the coding sequence ATGGGCATTCTCGTCAATAAGGACAGCAAGGTGATCGTCCAGGGCATGACCGGACGTGAGGGCGCTTCACACAGCCGTGCCATGAAGGAATTCGGGACCCAGGTGGTCGCGGGCGTGACCCCGGGCAAGGGTGGCACGGACTTCGAGGGCTGGCCCATCTATAACTCGGTGGCCGAGGCCAAGGAGGCCACGGGCGCAAACGTGTCCATCATCTTCGTGCCGCCCGCCGGGGCCGCCGACGCCGTGCTGGAAGCCGCGCACGCGGGCATCCCGCTTGTCATCCTGATTACCGAGGGCGTCCCCACGGTCGACATGATGAAGGCGGTTCAGGAAGTCAGGATGCTCGACGCCAGAAGCCGCGAACACGGTGGCGAGGGCGTGCGCCTGATCGGTGGCAACTGCCCCGGTCTGGTGACCAACGGGGAAGCAAAGGTGGGCATCATGCCCAACAAGATCTACACCAACCCCGGCCGCATCGGCCTGATCAGCCGCAGCGGGACCCTGACCTACGAAGCAGCGAAGCTGCTCAACGACGCTGGGATGGGCACTTCTACCACCGTGGGCATCGGTGGCGATCCGGTCATCGGGACCACCTTCGCCGACGTCCTCCCCATGTTCGAGGCGGACGAGGACACCGACGCCGTCGTGGTCATCGGTGAAATCGGCGGTGCGGACGAGGAAGCGGCGGCTGAGTACATCAAGAACAACATGAAGAAGCCCGTGGTGGCGTTTATCAGTGGGCGCAGCGCCCCGGCGGGTAAGCGAATGGGCCACGCGGGAGCCATCATCATGGGCAACGTTGGGACCCCAGAAAGCAAGCTGGCCGCTTTCAAGGATGCGGGTGTTCCGGTGGCCGACACCATGCCCGAGATCATCGATCTCGTCAAGGCAGCGCTCAACAAGTAA
- a CDS encoding alpha/beta fold hydrolase — MHYSVSGKGSPMVLVHGLSGSSRWWRRNLAALTQSHRVYSLDLSGYGSARRQRALSVRESAALIADWLEAEDLQGITLIGHSMGGHICIRVAADHPQRIENLVLVCASGLLKASAYRTALNLPRALVTGRKRFVPRILTDALLAGPLNLWRSASDLLKDSVQDCLPQISSRTLVVWGERDALVPLPLGELLAESIDGAQLAVIPHAGHVVMVDAPEAFNAAVLNFVDGPQVDE; from the coding sequence ATGCACTACAGCGTCTCGGGGAAGGGCTCGCCGATGGTGCTGGTTCATGGCTTGAGTGGCTCCTCACGCTGGTGGCGCAGAAATCTCGCCGCACTCACTCAGAGTCATCGAGTGTATTCCCTCGATCTGTCCGGCTACGGTTCCGCCCGCCGCCAGCGTGCGTTGTCGGTTCGTGAGAGTGCGGCCCTGATTGCTGACTGGCTGGAGGCTGAGGATTTGCAAGGCATTACGTTGATCGGACACTCCATGGGAGGCCATATCTGCATCCGTGTGGCTGCAGACCATCCGCAGCGCATTGAGAATCTGGTGCTGGTGTGTGCCAGTGGGTTGCTGAAGGCCAGCGCCTACCGCACGGCCCTGAACCTGCCGCGCGCCTTGGTCACCGGACGCAAACGCTTTGTGCCACGTATCCTGACTGACGCCCTGTTGGCGGGGCCACTAAACCTGTGGCGGAGTGCCAGTGACCTGCTCAAGGACAGCGTGCAGGACTGCCTCCCTCAGATCTCGTCCAGAACGCTGGTCGTGTGGGGGGAGCGCGACGCGCTGGTGCCGTTACCGCTGGGTGAGCTTCTCGCTGAGTCGATCGATGGCGCGCAATTAGCCGTGATTCCCCATGCCGGCCATGTGGTCATGGTCGACGCGCCCGAGGCCTTCAATGCGGCTGTGTTGAATTTTGTCGATGGTCCACAGGTTGATGAGTGA
- a CDS encoding thiolase family protein: MTHPSSNPLQDRDVVIVSAVRTPIGAIRGSLSTVRPDDLAAHIIKAAVERSGVNPALIEEVILGCANQAGEDNRNVARMASLLAGLPDTVAGLTVNRLCASGLSAINTAARAIRNGDGDVYVAGGVESMTRAPLVMPKGAGAFQNGNVTVYDTTLGWRFPNPAMQELFPLEAMGETAENIVERSREGAYAGGEITREDQDAFALESQRRTVAALNAGRFKDEIVPVEVKGRKGVTVFDTDEHPRFQRVGDTFTLDTSAEQLAGLKPAFRKGGSVTAGNASGLNDGAAALVLMSAGRARELGIEPLARWVGGAVAGVEPRVMGLGPIPATRKLLERTGIKQADLDLIELNEAFAAQGLAVIRELGLDPEKVNVNGGAIALGHPLGMSGARLIVALTHQLRRTGGRYGLATLCVGVGQGEAAIIERVEA; encoded by the coding sequence ATGACCCACCCATCCTCCAATCCACTCCAGGACCGTGACGTGGTGATCGTCAGCGCCGTCCGTACCCCGATCGGGGCCATTCGTGGCTCGCTCTCTACCGTCCGCCCGGACGATCTGGCCGCCCACATCATCAAGGCTGCTGTCGAGCGCAGCGGCGTCAATCCTGCGCTGATCGAGGAAGTTATCCTCGGCTGTGCCAACCAGGCTGGCGAGGACAACCGCAACGTGGCGCGCATGGCTTCCCTGCTGGCTGGGCTGCCCGACACCGTGGCGGGCCTGACGGTCAACCGTCTGTGTGCCTCGGGCCTTTCAGCCATCAACACGGCGGCCCGCGCCATCCGCAACGGCGACGGCGACGTGTATGTGGCGGGCGGCGTGGAGAGCATGACCCGCGCTCCCCTGGTGATGCCCAAGGGTGCAGGGGCTTTTCAGAACGGCAACGTGACGGTCTACGACACCACGTTGGGCTGGCGGTTCCCCAACCCCGCCATGCAGGAACTGTTTCCCCTGGAAGCAATGGGGGAGACCGCCGAGAACATCGTTGAACGCAGCCGCGAGGGCGCGTACGCGGGCGGTGAGATCACCCGAGAGGATCAGGACGCCTTCGCGCTGGAATCGCAACGGCGGACCGTGGCCGCCCTGAACGCGGGCCGTTTCAAAGATGAAATCGTGCCGGTGGAGGTCAAGGGCAGGAAGGGCGTGACCGTCTTCGACACCGATGAGCATCCTCGCTTTCAACGGGTCGGCGACACCTTCACGCTGGACACCTCGGCTGAACAGCTGGCCGGCCTCAAACCGGCCTTCCGTAAGGGTGGGAGTGTCACGGCGGGCAATGCCTCAGGGCTCAACGACGGCGCAGCGGCGCTGGTGCTGATGAGCGCGGGCAGGGCGCGGGAACTGGGCATCGAGCCGCTGGCCCGCTGGGTGGGCGGGGCGGTGGCAGGGGTGGAGCCGCGCGTGATGGGCCTGGGACCCATTCCAGCGACGCGTAAGCTGCTGGAGCGCACCGGAATCAAGCAGGCGGACCTCGATCTCATCGAGCTGAACGAGGCGTTTGCAGCCCAGGGACTGGCTGTGATCCGCGAATTGGGCCTGGATCCCGAAAAGGTCAACGTCAATGGCGGGGCGATTGCGCTGGGGCATCCCCTTGGAATGTCGGGCGCACGGTTGATCGTGGCGCTGACCCACCAGTTGCGCCGGACGGGCGGGCGTTACGGGCTGGCGACGCTGTGCGTGGGCGTCGGGCAGGGCGAGGCGGCCATCATCGAACGGGTGGAGGCGTGA
- the sucC gene encoding ADP-forming succinate--CoA ligase subunit beta — MKLHEYQGKEILRQFGVNVQEGRVATTPDEVRQIARDYGDAVVVKAQVHVGGRGKAGGVKFSPTPDKAYENGEKILGMDIKGLTVNKVLVTKAVDIDAGTEYYIGMIVDRNVQSFTLMASAEGGVDIEEVAAETPEKIVHYRVDPITGLRPYEAREVAIQAGFKGNLNKIADMMVKLSQAALERDAVLVEINPLFVDVSGTPLALDTKFEIDDNAMYRHKDLADWREMEAEHPLEIEASKYGFAYVKLDDGNVGVLGNGAGIVMTSLDVVNRAGAKPANFLDIGGGAKAEIVYNAVKLVSKDTDVKAIFINIFGGITRADEVAKGVIQALQDGILTKPVRMRIAGTAEEEAKALLAEVNSPLIQMYPNMFDAAAEAAKEANK; from the coding sequence GTGAAGCTTCACGAATATCAGGGCAAAGAAATCCTGCGCCAGTTCGGCGTCAACGTGCAAGAGGGTCGGGTCGCCACGACTCCGGACGAGGTGCGTCAGATCGCGCGCGACTACGGAGATGCCGTTGTGGTCAAGGCCCAGGTGCATGTCGGTGGGCGTGGCAAGGCGGGCGGCGTGAAATTCAGCCCCACCCCCGACAAGGCGTACGAGAACGGCGAGAAGATCCTGGGCATGGACATCAAGGGTCTGACCGTCAACAAGGTGCTGGTGACCAAAGCCGTGGACATCGACGCCGGGACTGAGTACTACATTGGCATGATCGTGGACCGCAACGTCCAGAGCTTCACGCTGATGGCCTCCGCCGAGGGCGGCGTCGACATTGAGGAAGTGGCCGCCGAGACCCCCGAAAAGATCGTACACTACCGTGTCGACCCGATCACCGGCCTGCGCCCCTACGAGGCGCGCGAGGTCGCCATTCAGGCGGGCTTCAAGGGCAACCTGAACAAGATTGCCGACATGATGGTCAAGCTCAGCCAGGCCGCGTTGGAGCGTGACGCTGTGCTGGTCGAGATCAACCCGCTGTTCGTGGATGTCAGCGGCACTCCCCTGGCGCTGGACACCAAGTTCGAGATTGACGACAACGCCATGTACCGCCACAAGGATCTGGCCGACTGGCGCGAGATGGAAGCGGAGCATCCGCTGGAAATTGAGGCCAGCAAGTACGGCTTCGCCTACGTCAAGCTCGATGATGGCAACGTGGGCGTGCTGGGCAACGGCGCAGGCATCGTGATGACCTCGTTGGACGTGGTCAACCGTGCCGGGGCCAAGCCGGCCAACTTTCTCGACATCGGCGGCGGGGCCAAGGCCGAGATCGTGTACAACGCGGTCAAGCTCGTGTCCAAGGACACCGACGTCAAGGCAATCTTCATCAACATCTTCGGCGGCATCACCCGCGCCGACGAGGTCGCCAAGGGCGTGATTCAGGCGCTCCAGGACGGCATCCTGACCAAGCCGGTGCGCATGCGCATTGCCGGAACGGCCGAAGAGGAAGCCAAGGCGCTGCTGGCCGAGGTCAATAGCCCGCTGATCCAGATGTACCCCAATATGTTCGATGCCGCCGCCGAGGCCGCCAAGGAGGCGAATAAGTAA
- a CDS encoding YbjN domain-containing protein has protein sequence MTMETALLTLDTLAKYLKEKEVQLDMEENNGQRFIRMGWRFEMGDAAVLVSVNDGPNNTSRLEVTCVTQKTYTDRRDEVVNMLNDRNRERAFARSIDSDGNVWLEYVGFYPTLAEMPQETFDTLFGGVLMHFQDDYATLEGFVPGPQLQQPQA, from the coding sequence ATGACGATGGAAACGGCACTGCTGACCCTGGATACGCTGGCGAAGTACCTGAAGGAAAAGGAAGTCCAGCTCGATATGGAAGAGAACAACGGCCAGCGCTTCATCCGCATGGGCTGGCGCTTCGAGATGGGCGACGCCGCCGTGCTGGTCAGCGTCAATGACGGCCCCAACAACACCTCGCGCCTGGAAGTCACCTGCGTGACCCAGAAGACCTACACCGATCGCCGCGACGAGGTCGTCAACATGCTCAACGACCGCAACCGCGAGCGCGCGTTTGCCCGCAGCATCGACAGCGACGGCAACGTGTGGCTGGAGTACGTGGGCTTCTACCCCACCCTGGCCGAAATGCCCCAGGAAACCTTCGACACCTTGTTCGGCGGCGTGCTGATGCATTTCCAGGACGACTACGCCACCCTGGAAGGCTTCGTTCCCGGCCCGCAGCTGCAGCAGCCCCAGGCATAA
- a CDS encoding septal ring lytic transglycosylase RlpA family protein, with the protein MALALTLILSPLGGMETGTASASTAVFQSGSAVFYGGRTARQTVMTAAHRSLPFGTWVRVTHTGTGRSVDVMVNDRGPFGSSRRIIDLSRSAAASLGILAQGVAPVTLRILSRP; encoded by the coding sequence ATGGCCCTGGCGCTGACCCTGATCCTCTCCCCTCTTGGCGGAATGGAGACAGGGACGGCCAGCGCTTCTACCGCTGTTTTTCAAAGCGGCTCGGCGGTGTTCTACGGCGGCCGAACCGCGCGGCAAACCGTGATGACCGCCGCGCACCGCAGCCTGCCGTTCGGCACCTGGGTCCGGGTCACGCACACTGGCACGGGCCGCAGCGTGGACGTGATGGTCAATGACCGTGGGCCGTTCGGGAGTTCGCGGCGCATTATCGACCTTTCACGCTCTGCTGCCGCCTCGCTGGGCATTCTGGCGCAGGGCGTCGCCCCGGTCACCCTGAGGATTCTGTCGAGACCCTGA
- the aspS gene encoding aspartate--tRNA ligase, which yields MKRTAMIGHLSPTHAGQTVTLQGWVNRRRDLGGLIFVELRDRSGMIQVQVEPDSPAFAQADRLRAEYVAEIEGMYQLRPESQRKGGVADYEVIASRVKVLNTAKTPPFELEKGAEVAEDIRLKYRYLDLRRPEMQRALMLRSRATAAVTAFLDGEGFVAVETPMLTRSTPEGARDFLVPSRLNPGEFYALPQSPQLFKQLLMIAGFDRYYQLARCFRDEDLRADRQPDFTQLDMEMSFVEQEDVLNLQERLLAHVFQTVLDVALPLPFPRLSYRDAMDRYGSDKPDLRFGMEFADVTTLFAGGEFAAFASAEAVKVLAAPELTRKQIDELERVAKQNGAKGLAWAKRSGEGFTGGISKFLTAQAASLLEQTGVQDGGILLFAAGEWKRAVTALGAVRLSLRDLFGLASAGPQFHVSWVTDFPQLEYDEDSATWTYMHHPFTAPHPDDVPLFGTERQSEIRAQAYDLVLNGFEIGGGSIRIHDPAVQEQMFAAISFTPEEARRQFGFFLDALESGTPPHGGIAWGFDRLVMVMSGATSIREVIAFPKNNRGADLMAQAPSFISTAQLEEVGLELAQE from the coding sequence ATGAAACGCACCGCCATGATCGGCCACCTCTCCCCCACCCACGCCGGGCAAACGGTGACCCTGCAGGGCTGGGTCAACCGTCGTCGCGACCTGGGCGGATTGATCTTCGTGGAATTGCGGGACCGCAGCGGCATGATTCAGGTGCAGGTGGAGCCGGACTCCCCTGCATTTGCCCAGGCTGATCGCCTGCGTGCCGAATATGTGGCCGAGATCGAGGGCATGTATCAACTTCGCCCTGAAAGCCAGCGCAAGGGTGGCGTGGCAGATTATGAGGTCATCGCCTCGCGCGTGAAGGTCCTGAACACCGCAAAGACTCCTCCCTTCGAGCTGGAAAAGGGGGCGGAGGTGGCCGAGGACATCCGGTTGAAGTACCGCTATCTGGACCTGCGCCGCCCGGAGATGCAGCGTGCATTGATGCTGCGGAGCCGGGCGACGGCGGCGGTCACGGCCTTTCTGGACGGCGAGGGCTTCGTGGCAGTGGAAACGCCCATGCTCACCCGGTCCACCCCGGAGGGCGCGCGGGATTTCCTGGTGCCTAGCCGCCTGAATCCCGGGGAGTTCTACGCGCTGCCCCAGAGCCCGCAACTGTTCAAGCAACTGCTGATGATCGCTGGGTTTGACCGTTATTACCAGCTCGCCCGCTGCTTCCGCGATGAGGATCTGCGTGCGGACCGCCAGCCGGATTTCACGCAACTCGATATGGAAATGTCGTTTGTGGAGCAGGAGGACGTGCTGAATCTGCAGGAACGCCTGCTGGCGCACGTGTTTCAAACAGTGCTGGATGTGGCCCTGCCTCTCCCCTTTCCGCGCCTGAGCTACAGGGACGCGATGGACCGTTACGGCTCCGACAAGCCCGATCTGCGCTTTGGGATGGAGTTCGCGGACGTCACGACACTGTTTGCGGGTGGGGAATTCGCTGCATTTGCCAGTGCAGAGGCGGTTAAGGTACTGGCCGCGCCAGAACTGACCCGCAAGCAGATTGATGAGCTGGAGCGGGTGGCCAAACAGAACGGCGCGAAGGGGCTTGCCTGGGCCAAACGCAGTGGCGAGGGTTTCACCGGCGGCATCAGTAAATTTCTGACGGCGCAGGCTGCCTCCCTTCTGGAACAAACCGGCGTGCAGGACGGTGGCATCTTGCTCTTCGCGGCAGGCGAGTGGAAACGGGCCGTCACGGCGCTGGGCGCCGTCCGTCTGAGCCTGCGAGACCTGTTCGGCCTGGCCTCGGCTGGTCCCCAGTTCCACGTGTCCTGGGTGACCGACTTTCCTCAGCTGGAATATGACGAGGACAGCGCCACCTGGACCTATATGCACCATCCCTTCACTGCTCCGCATCCGGACGACGTCCCCCTCTTTGGGACCGAGCGACAGAGCGAGATTCGCGCCCAGGCCTACGATCTGGTGCTGAACGGCTTCGAGATCGGCGGTGGCAGCATTCGTATCCATGACCCAGCAGTGCAGGAACAGATGTTCGCTGCCATCAGCTTTACCCCGGAGGAGGCGCGGCGGCAGTTCGGCTTTTTTCTGGATGCGCTGGAGTCGGGCACTCCCCCGCACGGTGGGATTGCTTGGGGTTTTGACCGCTTGGTTATGGTGATGTCTGGTGCCACCAGCATTCGCGAGGTCATTGCCTTTCCCAAGAACAATCGGGGGGCAGACCTCATGGCGCAGGCCCCCTCCTTTATCTCGACAGCTCAGTTGGAAGAGGTAGGGCTGGAGCTGGCTCAGGAGTAA
- a CDS encoding 3-oxoacid CoA-transferase, which produces MKTVPIISADEAAALVTSGDTLLVGGFGMTGNPVHLVHALAETATRDLTFVGNNVGEAGLSGGRLLRNGQLKKAVGSFFTSNREAVAAAQDGSLEVQLIPQGTLAEAIRAGGAGIGGFYTPTAVGTVIAGDTDTRTLNGQEMVFVPALRGDVAFVRAWRADRAGNLQYRLTEQNFNPAMATAAQLVVAEVEEIVEVGEIAPEHVHTPGLYVDALVHATLTLADLGSSADVRGGAKRVDEARMNMARRALQELRPGDVVNLGIGIPTLVADLITPEMQVNLHTENGMLGVGPAPEGGGAMDYPVNAGKIPVTALPGASYFDSAHSFGMIRGGHVDVAVMGGLQVDEAGNLANWAVPGKPLLGVGGAMDLASGAKKLIVTMTHTDPDGTPKIVPECTLPLTARGAVDMVITDKAVFEMVDGQLTLTGLMPGTTLQDVRLCTGASFIERLGA; this is translated from the coding sequence GTGAAGACCGTCCCGATCATCTCCGCCGATGAGGCCGCTGCGCTGGTCACGTCCGGGGATACCTTGCTGGTGGGCGGGTTCGGGATGACTGGCAATCCGGTGCATCTCGTCCACGCGCTGGCCGAAACGGCCACCCGTGACCTGACCTTCGTCGGCAACAATGTCGGTGAGGCGGGCCTGAGCGGGGGCCGTCTGCTGAGAAACGGTCAATTGAAAAAGGCGGTGGGCTCCTTTTTTACCTCCAACCGCGAGGCGGTGGCGGCGGCGCAGGACGGCTCCCTGGAAGTGCAGCTGATCCCGCAGGGCACGCTGGCCGAGGCCATCCGTGCTGGTGGGGCCGGTATTGGCGGCTTCTACACACCGACCGCAGTTGGCACTGTGATTGCCGGGGACACAGACACCCGGACCCTGAACGGTCAGGAGATGGTCTTCGTCCCTGCTCTGCGCGGCGACGTGGCGTTCGTCCGGGCATGGCGGGCGGACCGGGCGGGCAACCTGCAGTATCGCCTGACTGAACAGAATTTCAACCCGGCGATGGCGACGGCGGCGCAACTGGTGGTTGCTGAGGTCGAGGAAATTGTGGAGGTCGGCGAGATCGCCCCCGAGCACGTCCATACCCCCGGACTGTATGTGGACGCCCTGGTGCACGCCACCCTGACCCTGGCGGATCTGGGCAGCAGCGCAGATGTCAGGGGAGGAGCCAAGCGGGTGGACGAGGCCAGAATGAACATGGCCCGCCGCGCCTTGCAGGAGTTGCGCCCCGGCGACGTCGTGAACCTGGGCATTGGCATCCCCACCCTGGTGGCAGACCTGATCACCCCCGAGATGCAGGTCAACCTGCACACCGAAAACGGTATGCTGGGGGTGGGGCCGGCCCCCGAGGGTGGCGGCGCCATGGACTACCCCGTGAATGCGGGCAAGATTCCAGTGACTGCCCTGCCGGGAGCGAGTTACTTTGACAGCGCCCACAGTTTCGGGATGATCCGTGGCGGCCATGTGGACGTGGCGGTGATGGGTGGACTGCAAGTCGATGAGGCGGGCAATCTGGCGAACTGGGCCGTGCCGGGCAAGCCCCTGCTGGGCGTGGGCGGCGCGATGGATCTGGCCAGTGGAGCTAAAAAACTGATCGTGACCATGACCCACACCGATCCAGATGGCACGCCCAAGATCGTCCCTGAATGCACGCTGCCGCTGACGGCGCGCGGCGCGGTAGACATGGTCATCACCGATAAGGCCGTCTTCGAGATGGTGGACGGGCAATTGACCCTGACCGGTCTGATGCCCGGCACCACCCTGCAAGACGTGCGGCTGTGCACGGGCGCCAGCTTTATTGAGCGCCTCGGAGCCTGA
- a CDS encoding M24 family metallopeptidase, translating to MSQLQRLRDAISEAGVDALWVSNPANVRALTGFTSPEDGRVLVTPDATTLYTDARYTVQAREESSVPQHIARPPETFKHAAGTLGGRKVGFEADHLTVAGLKDLKEHWPDAELVPLRGVVQRLRLHKTSEEIGAIRAAQDLADQVFSEVRPMIAAGVRELDIALEIETRLRKAGAGPAFGVIVASGPRGAMPHGLASERVIQDGELVTVDMGARMNGYNSDMTRTVAVGQPSDEMRRVYNAVLEAEEAAVRAVRPGVRAADLDKIARDILTGHGLGEAFSHSLGHGVGLEVHEGPGLRGTSEDVLAPGMIITIEPGAYLPDVGGVRIEDLLLVTEDGCEVLSHAPKESV from the coding sequence ATGAGCCAACTGCAAAGGTTGAGAGACGCGATAAGCGAGGCGGGCGTGGACGCCCTGTGGGTCAGCAACCCGGCCAACGTGAGGGCGCTGACGGGCTTCACGTCGCCCGAGGACGGCCGGGTGCTGGTGACCCCGGACGCCACGACGCTGTACACCGACGCGCGGTACACCGTTCAGGCCCGCGAGGAGTCCAGCGTGCCGCAGCACATCGCCCGCCCGCCGGAAACTTTCAAGCATGCAGCGGGGACGCTTGGGGGGCGAAAAGTCGGTTTCGAGGCCGATCACCTGACCGTGGCGGGGCTCAAAGATCTGAAGGAACACTGGCCGGACGCCGAGTTGGTGCCCTTGCGCGGCGTGGTTCAGAGGTTACGGCTGCACAAGACCTCGGAGGAGATCGGGGCCATCCGGGCGGCGCAGGATCTGGCAGACCAGGTCTTTTCCGAGGTCCGGCCCATGATCGCCGCCGGGGTGCGTGAGCTGGACATCGCGCTGGAGATCGAGACGCGGCTGCGCAAGGCCGGAGCCGGACCGGCTTTCGGGGTCATCGTGGCCAGCGGGCCGCGCGGAGCAATGCCACACGGCTTGGCCTCGGAGCGGGTGATTCAGGACGGCGAGCTGGTGACGGTGGACATGGGCGCACGCATGAACGGCTACAACAGCGACATGACCCGCACAGTGGCCGTCGGTCAACCCTCCGACGAGATGCGGCGGGTCTACAACGCGGTGCTGGAAGCCGAGGAAGCCGCCGTCAGGGCCGTCAGGCCAGGGGTGCGCGCCGCCGACCTCGACAAGATCGCGCGCGACATCCTGACCGGGCACGGGCTGGGCGAGGCCTTCTCACACTCGCTGGGCCACGGCGTTGGTCTTGAGGTCCATGAGGGGCCGGGGCTGCGCGGCACCAGCGAGGACGTGCTGGCACCAGGCATGATCATCACCATTGAGCCGGGAGCGTACCTGCCAGACGTGGGTGGCGTGCGGATCGAGGACCTGTTGCTGGTCACGGAGGACGGCTGCGAGGTACTGAGCCACGCACCGAAGGAGTCGGTTTGA